From a region of the Odoribacter splanchnicus DSM 20712 genome:
- a CDS encoding RNA polymerase sigma-70 factor, whose amino-acid sequence MTEEAMLFRRVQEGCWEAFDVLFHTYAEQLFFYAMGFVNNREEARDIVQGTFITLWEQRGKIQCTGAIYPYLLRLVKNACLNYQVHEKVKERYLLEKRMTEEEGEEVPADEEEEFEVQYARLRKVVDGLPEKCREIFILGCVDGLSYKEVSEKMGVSVNTVKTQIKLAYRKLKLELGGQNFVWEWTAGGVLFILMQK is encoded by the coding sequence ATGACAGAGGAAGCGATGTTATTCCGGCGGGTGCAGGAGGGATGTTGGGAGGCTTTCGATGTGCTGTTTCATACTTATGCGGAACAGCTGTTTTTTTATGCGATGGGGTTTGTGAATAACCGGGAGGAAGCCAGGGATATTGTGCAGGGAACGTTTATTACTTTGTGGGAACAGCGGGGGAAGATTCAGTGTACGGGGGCTATTTATCCTTATTTGTTACGTTTGGTGAAAAATGCTTGTCTTAATTATCAGGTGCATGAGAAAGTGAAGGAACGTTATTTGTTGGAAAAACGAATGACGGAGGAGGAAGGGGAAGAAGTGCCGGCAGATGAGGAGGAGGAGTTTGAGGTGCAATATGCCCGTTTGCGGAAAGTGGTGGATGGTTTGCCGGAGAAATGCAGGGAAATTTTTATTTTGGGATGCGTAGATGGGTTGAGTTATAAAGAAGTGTCGGAGAAAATGGGAGTGTCGGTGAATACGGTGAAGACACAGATTAAGTTGGCGTACAGGAAGTTGAAATTAGAATTAGGAGGGCAAAATTTTGTGTGGGAGTGGACTGCTGGGGGAGTATTGTTTATATTGATGCAAAAATAA
- a CDS encoding FecR family protein has translation MVEQEEKRWLRALLEGEVEPGSEEWEQVCTDSAFTRVREKVGAVARLDFTQQEDEVEGMWRVLVDRRKKGLERRARGRKRLLRWISGTAVVVALGIGGWLSIRGVEREQVVVVGGRTVEGRTELVLPNGERRVLGDGKVRVVSDSCGEMRTENRTLIVELGGQETKKAEYYTLNVPYGEKYSIVLPDGTKVFLNAGTTLRYPDHFEGGSREVYLNGEAYLEVTKDAEHPFVVKTEEVEVKVLGTVFNVNAYPEGEWVRTTLVEGKVEAVCGGRLFVMEPGMQVAYSKGTGETEYKKVDTHLFTSWKDGYYEFEEMELGELMPLLGRWYAVGVDFEEPELKRLKFSGRLQRYETVADLVKMLEYTGDVVFEVKNDRILVRKR, from the coding sequence ATGGTAGAACAAGAGGAAAAGAGATGGTTGCGTGCTTTGTTGGAGGGTGAGGTTGAGCCGGGAAGTGAGGAGTGGGAGCAAGTCTGTACGGATTCTGCTTTTACGCGGGTGAGGGAGAAGGTCGGTGCTGTTGCCAGACTGGATTTTACACAGCAGGAAGATGAGGTGGAGGGGATGTGGAGAGTGTTGGTGGACCGGAGGAAGAAGGGGTTGGAGCGGCGGGCCCGGGGGCGGAAACGTTTATTGCGGTGGATATCCGGGACGGCTGTGGTGGTGGCGTTGGGAATCGGAGGATGGTTATCGATCCGGGGAGTGGAAAGAGAACAGGTGGTTGTGGTAGGCGGAAGAACGGTAGAGGGTAGGACAGAGTTGGTGTTGCCGAATGGAGAGAGGCGGGTATTGGGGGACGGTAAGGTAAGGGTGGTGTCGGACAGTTGCGGAGAGATGCGGACGGAGAATAGAACGCTGATTGTAGAGTTGGGAGGGCAGGAGACGAAGAAAGCGGAGTATTATACGCTGAATGTTCCTTATGGGGAAAAATATAGTATTGTATTGCCGGACGGGACCAAGGTATTTTTGAATGCGGGGACGACGTTGAGGTATCCGGATCATTTTGAAGGAGGGAGCCGGGAAGTGTATTTGAATGGGGAAGCTTATCTGGAAGTGACAAAGGATGCGGAACATCCCTTTGTGGTGAAAACGGAGGAGGTGGAGGTGAAGGTATTGGGGACTGTATTCAATGTGAATGCTTACCCGGAAGGGGAGTGGGTCAGGACAACTTTGGTAGAGGGGAAGGTAGAAGCGGTTTGCGGAGGTCGGTTGTTTGTGATGGAACCGGGAATGCAGGTGGCTTATTCGAAGGGAACGGGTGAGACTGAGTATAAAAAGGTGGACACACATTTGTTTACCTCGTGGAAAGACGGGTATTATGAATTTGAGGAGATGGAGTTGGGGGAATTGATGCCGTTGCTGGGACGGTGGTATGCTGTAGGAGTGGATTTTGAAGAACCGGAATTGAAACGGTTAAAGTTCAGTGGGCGCTTGCAGCGCTATGAGACGGTGGCGGATTTGGTGAAAATGTTGGAATACACGGGGGATGTCGTGTTTGAGGTGAAAAATGACCGGATTTTGGTCCGGAAGAGATAA
- a CDS encoding TonB-dependent receptor has product MKKMQDTASPGHFVCRRMLILKTFLVILLWSTCLVSGYRGHAQERTTVTVNMTDVTLNEVITELKKQTKYDFFYNSELVKSKGRVSVRARNLDLREVLEQVLTPVGLEYAIQQDLITIRERRVQQEVAKIEMITVSGKVTDKDGNPVVGATVVIHGTTQGVATDVDGKYSLMTRPDDVLTISFIGYKTEVVPVKENKHLNVILSPASEDLEEVTVVAFGQQKKESVVSAITTVRPMDLKSSNSDLTSSFAGKIAGMVGWQTGGLPAALTEDEMNTKFYIRGITSFQTGANVDPLILLDGVESSKLDLARIAPEDIETFSVMKDASATAMYGARGANGVILVTTKKGQEGSVYATARYETVFSMPTKRIDVVDPVDYMKMYNRALLTRDPLATPKYSVERINRTRSGKYPSWVYPANDWYKILFKNYNVNHHAGLNIRGGSKVIQYYASVNYNRDQGMLKTDKLNDFDCNITNNQTAFRVNLTIDLKAGIKLLINSSTTIDKYHGPLTSVNQAYELAFNASPVDFAPLYPGDENYGWPHLRFGTTEANQENPYMMIQKGYLERTRYSTTNRAEYIHNLSGLVKGLELRGSVAVSQAGYYTTGFTTNPFKYSLLNYDFETGKHRLQDLSPFGASYALSIDPTAKASTTETRVTYEARALHTAAWKEHQTSLTGVFQAQDYTFTPVSNVLTGMPQRNMMFSMRGTYGFKDRYFVEASFGYNASERFAKSNRWGLFPAGGLAYVISSEPFMNGTAHWLNFLKLRVSYGKVGNDGVIKVPRFLFLQTMGTLTNVLNPEPGSGSTIYRIVQGYANPNLKWEVAEQVNFGLETKLFKGIVEFNLDAYQEIRHNIIGYRASVPAHAGIALPQLDNMGKARSRGIDFSGKIQHAFNKDLWVILNGTLTYNKVVYKEIEEAMNKPAWQSMVGKEISQKIGYISDGLFQDQAEIENAPVQAGSPQPGDIRYRDLNNDGKIDVNDVTYIGFPETPRVTYGFSGFVNYSNFEFSFAFQGSGKRSFFMDPSELSPFVDDHAMLTAIYEDHWSEDNMSRKPFWPRLSTQNLIEHSPEEDWYNKNATEVRKSTYFMRECRFLRCTSLELAYNMPKKLMERWGLQNMKFFVRANNPFLISNFKLWDVELGEDAFNYPIQKTYTVGLNFSF; this is encoded by the coding sequence ATGAAAAAAATGCAGGACACAGCATCGCCAGGGCATTTTGTGTGCAGGCGGATGTTAATCTTAAAAACTTTTCTGGTAATCCTGTTGTGGAGTACCTGTCTCGTTTCTGGTTACAGGGGACATGCTCAGGAGAGAACGACGGTTACGGTGAACATGACGGATGTCACGCTGAATGAGGTGATAACCGAGTTGAAAAAGCAAACGAAGTATGATTTTTTTTACAACAGCGAGCTGGTGAAATCGAAGGGTAGAGTGAGTGTGCGGGCACGTAATTTAGATCTGCGGGAGGTGTTGGAACAGGTATTGACGCCGGTAGGGCTGGAATATGCTATTCAGCAGGATTTGATTACGATTCGTGAGAGACGGGTACAGCAGGAGGTGGCGAAGATAGAGATGATTACGGTGAGTGGCAAGGTGACGGATAAGGATGGTAATCCAGTGGTTGGGGCTACAGTTGTGATTCATGGAACGACACAAGGTGTGGCGACGGATGTCGACGGTAAATATTCTTTGATGACTCGTCCGGACGATGTATTGACGATATCTTTTATCGGTTATAAAACAGAAGTGGTGCCGGTGAAGGAGAATAAACATTTGAACGTGATTTTGAGCCCGGCGTCGGAGGATTTGGAAGAGGTGACGGTGGTGGCTTTCGGACAACAGAAAAAAGAGAGTGTCGTGTCGGCAATTACGACAGTACGTCCGATGGACCTGAAGTCGTCAAACAGTGACTTGACAAGCAGCTTTGCCGGTAAGATCGCCGGTATGGTAGGCTGGCAGACAGGGGGATTGCCGGCGGCTTTAACGGAAGATGAAATGAATACGAAATTTTATATCCGTGGTATTACGTCGTTTCAGACAGGGGCGAATGTGGACCCCTTGATTTTGTTGGATGGCGTAGAATCGTCGAAGCTGGATTTGGCACGTATAGCTCCGGAAGATATCGAAACATTCAGTGTGATGAAGGATGCTTCGGCTACGGCGATGTACGGTGCACGTGGTGCGAACGGAGTGATTTTGGTGACGACGAAAAAAGGACAGGAGGGGAGTGTGTATGCGACAGCACGTTACGAGACGGTGTTTTCAATGCCGACAAAGCGTATCGATGTGGTGGATCCGGTGGATTATATGAAAATGTATAACCGGGCGCTTTTGACCCGGGATCCGTTGGCAACGCCGAAATATAGTGTGGAACGTATCAACCGGACCCGCTCGGGAAAGTATCCGTCTTGGGTTTATCCGGCGAATGACTGGTATAAGATTTTATTCAAAAACTATAATGTGAACCACCATGCAGGTTTGAATATCCGGGGAGGTTCGAAGGTAATTCAGTACTATGCTTCGGTGAATTACAACCGTGATCAGGGGATGTTGAAGACAGATAAGTTGAATGACTTCGATTGTAATATTACGAATAATCAAACGGCTTTTCGTGTGAATTTGACGATTGATTTGAAAGCCGGTATTAAATTATTGATTAATTCGTCGACAACTATAGATAAATACCATGGTCCTTTGACTAGTGTCAATCAGGCGTATGAGTTAGCGTTTAATGCTTCGCCGGTAGATTTTGCCCCTTTATATCCGGGAGATGAGAATTATGGGTGGCCGCATTTGCGTTTCGGTACGACAGAGGCCAATCAGGAGAATCCTTATATGATGATTCAGAAGGGATATCTGGAACGGACTCGCTATTCTACGACCAATCGGGCGGAGTATATCCATAACTTGTCGGGCCTGGTAAAGGGGTTGGAGTTGCGGGGGAGTGTGGCAGTGTCACAGGCCGGATATTATACAACTGGTTTTACAACCAATCCTTTCAAATATTCTTTGTTGAATTATGATTTTGAAACAGGCAAACACCGGTTGCAGGATTTGTCTCCTTTTGGTGCCAGTTATGCCTTGTCCATAGACCCCACAGCCAAGGCTTCGACGACAGAGACGCGTGTTACGTATGAGGCACGTGCTTTGCATACGGCAGCATGGAAAGAGCATCAGACCTCACTGACAGGAGTGTTCCAGGCACAAGATTATACGTTTACGCCGGTGTCTAATGTCTTGACAGGTATGCCGCAACGGAACATGATGTTTTCAATGCGTGGAACGTATGGGTTTAAAGACCGTTATTTTGTGGAAGCAAGTTTTGGTTATAACGCATCGGAACGTTTTGCAAAGAGTAACCGTTGGGGGTTATTCCCGGCAGGTGGTCTGGCATATGTGATATCGAGCGAACCCTTTATGAACGGGACAGCTCATTGGCTGAACTTTTTGAAGCTGCGGGTTTCGTATGGCAAGGTAGGCAACGACGGAGTGATTAAGGTTCCCCGCTTTTTGTTTTTGCAGACGATGGGTACACTGACGAATGTATTGAATCCGGAACCGGGAAGCGGATCGACAATTTACAGGATTGTACAGGGATATGCGAATCCGAATTTGAAGTGGGAAGTGGCGGAGCAGGTGAATTTCGGTTTGGAGACCAAGTTGTTCAAGGGGATTGTCGAGTTTAATCTGGATGCGTATCAGGAGATCCGTCACAATATCATTGGTTACCGAGCCTCTGTTCCGGCACATGCGGGTATTGCTCTTCCACAATTGGATAATATGGGTAAGGCCCGGTCGAGGGGGATCGACTTTTCGGGTAAAATCCAGCATGCTTTTAACAAAGATTTGTGGGTGATTCTGAACGGTACTTTGACTTATAATAAGGTAGTGTATAAAGAAATCGAGGAAGCGATGAATAAACCGGCATGGCAAAGTATGGTGGGGAAAGAGATTTCACAGAAAATCGGTTATATTTCGGACGGACTCTTCCAGGATCAGGCGGAAATCGAAAATGCTCCGGTACAGGCAGGATCGCCTCAGCCAGGAGATATCCGTTACCGGGATTTGAATAACGACGGAAAGATTGATGTGAATGATGTGACTTATATCGGTTTTCCGGAGACTCCGCGTGTGACCTATGGCTTTTCAGGTTTTGTCAATTACAGTAATTTTGAGTTCAGTTTTGCTTTTCAGGGGTCGGGGAAACGTTCTTTCTTTATGGACCCGAGCGAATTGTCTCCTTTTGTGGATGACCATGCGATGTTGACAGCTATTTATGAGGATCACTGGTCGGAAGATAATATGAGCCGGAAACCTTTCTGGCCTCGTTTATCGACCCAAAATTTGATTGAACATTCGCCGGAGGAGGATTGGTATAATAAAAATGCAACAGAGGTTCGCAAGAGTACTTATTTCATGCGGGAATGCCGTTTCCTGAGATGTACTTCGTTGGAGTTGGCGTACAATATGCCAAAGAAATTGATGGAACGTTGGGGACTGCAAAATATGAAGTTTTTTGTGCGGGCGAACAATCCTTTCCTGATTTCCAATTTCAAGCTTTGGGATGTCGAGTTGGGTGAGGATGCGTTTAACTATCCGATACAAAAGACTTATACCGTTGGGTTAAACTTTAGTTTCTAA
- a CDS encoding RagB/SusD family nutrient uptake outer membrane protein has protein sequence MKYVNILLIGLVLLFPGCTFLDVVPEGNIESIESNFEKRDQTENWFKYCHFWVSPFTTSVISNPAYMGTDEVVAGTYLRESGFNWSGLYIADGLQRTFDPYCNMWRRDAVYNSIRYCNTFLEKVWGVYNMTDAEKKLWVAEIKALKAYYYFELLRHYGPFVVMDENIDPGVPVVDMKKERSPVDVCVEEIVSLLDEAMKDLPLMKDKERSRWAYHSLESAAALKAMTLFYAASPLFNGNPAYSGFVNSKGEKLFSQQRDPEKWRYAAEAVDSALLICNRGGKYLISSESDKIQDRMKDIEASAIALNFENAEAIYMFRYESFANGGWPKWTRPYFNSTDEDYNMEMKGCVSPSLKMVEMYYTEHGLPIEEDKEWWKYEERYTMGMEDDERYKNVVAMDEKVLKLHLKREPRFYAHIAADRCYYQLGKKNVLVEAYRGERFGTRETSITNSVPQNLTGYWLKKGSDSEVSNVGYNNAFMTDYPCVLIRLADLYLMKAEAWNEYLAVPDEEHVYAPLNEVRRRAGIPDVKEAWKTYAKNPGKVATKEGMREIIHREWDIEFAFEGRRFWNLRRWLTAVDELNEEQYGWNIVGRNAREFYNNFKEPVMVWAKRKFISPRDYLFPLQSEEVMISGCVQNPGW, from the coding sequence ATGAAATATGTAAATATATTATTGATTGGTTTGGTCTTGTTATTTCCGGGGTGTACATTTTTGGATGTTGTACCGGAGGGAAATATTGAAAGTATCGAGAGTAACTTTGAGAAACGGGACCAAACGGAGAATTGGTTCAAGTATTGTCATTTCTGGGTCAGTCCGTTTACCACTTCCGTAATTTCGAATCCGGCTTATATGGGGACGGATGAAGTGGTTGCGGGAACTTATTTGCGGGAGAGCGGTTTTAACTGGAGTGGTTTGTATATTGCGGATGGTCTGCAGCGTACGTTCGATCCATACTGTAATATGTGGCGTCGGGATGCAGTGTATAACAGTATCCGTTATTGTAATACTTTTCTTGAAAAAGTGTGGGGAGTTTATAATATGACGGATGCTGAAAAGAAGTTGTGGGTAGCTGAAATCAAGGCTTTGAAAGCCTATTATTATTTTGAGCTTTTGCGTCATTACGGACCTTTTGTTGTGATGGACGAGAATATCGATCCGGGGGTTCCGGTCGTGGATATGAAAAAGGAAAGAAGCCCGGTGGATGTTTGTGTTGAAGAGATTGTAAGCCTTTTGGATGAGGCGATGAAAGATTTGCCTTTGATGAAAGACAAGGAGAGAAGCCGGTGGGCTTACCATAGTTTGGAGTCGGCTGCGGCATTGAAGGCGATGACCTTGTTTTATGCAGCTTCGCCTTTGTTTAACGGTAATCCGGCCTATAGCGGTTTTGTGAATAGTAAGGGTGAAAAGTTGTTCAGTCAGCAGAGAGATCCTGAAAAGTGGAGATATGCAGCGGAGGCTGTCGATTCGGCTTTGCTTATTTGCAACCGGGGAGGGAAATATCTGATCTCGAGTGAGAGCGACAAGATTCAGGATCGGATGAAAGATATTGAAGCATCGGCTATAGCCTTGAATTTTGAGAACGCTGAGGCGATTTATATGTTCCGTTATGAGTCTTTTGCAAATGGAGGATGGCCGAAATGGACCCGCCCTTATTTTAACAGTACGGATGAGGATTATAATATGGAAATGAAAGGATGTGTGTCTCCGAGTTTGAAAATGGTGGAAATGTATTATACGGAACATGGTTTACCGATAGAAGAGGATAAGGAGTGGTGGAAGTATGAAGAACGTTATACGATGGGTATGGAAGACGATGAGAGATATAAGAATGTGGTGGCTATGGACGAGAAAGTATTGAAATTGCATTTGAAAAGAGAACCGCGGTTCTATGCACATATTGCAGCAGACCGTTGTTATTATCAGCTCGGTAAAAAAAATGTATTGGTAGAGGCTTATCGGGGAGAGCGTTTTGGTACGCGGGAGACTTCCATTACCAACTCTGTTCCGCAGAATTTGACCGGTTATTGGCTGAAGAAAGGTTCGGATTCCGAAGTTTCTAATGTGGGTTACAATAATGCTTTTATGACTGATTATCCTTGCGTGTTGATTCGTTTGGCGGATCTTTATTTGATGAAAGCGGAGGCATGGAATGAATATCTGGCGGTTCCGGATGAAGAGCATGTATATGCGCCATTGAACGAAGTACGTCGGCGTGCCGGTATTCCGGATGTGAAAGAAGCTTGGAAAACGTACGCCAAGAATCCGGGAAAAGTGGCGACAAAAGAAGGTATGCGCGAGATTATCCATCGTGAGTGGGATATTGAGTTTGCTTTTGAAGGAAGACGTTTTTGGAATCTGCGCCGTTGGTTGACCGCAGTGGATGAATTGAATGAGGAACAATACGGATGGAATATTGTCGGTCGGAATGCCAGGGAGTTTTATAATAACTTCAAGGAACCTGTCATGGTTTGGGCAAAACGAAAATTTATTTCACCGCGCGATTATCTCTTTCCGCTCCAGAGCGAAGAGGTGATGATATCCGGTTGCGTACAGAATCCGGGTTGGTAA
- a CDS encoding DUF4959 domain-containing protein has product MKKLVYIWLAVWSLWSCQKDEAYFDVLVPADGLTFSPVEGGAVMHYRLPADEEVYGIRVRYKDAFGRDMIRTGSYACDSLLITGFNEARKGVKAFVTLCNRNDVESEALEVTFDTRDSGPIAFINNLEVVSGWGNGFVLTYNLKEDLKGMVNLFYVGEDPKTKQPDTLLFKSFVPKKGNTVMRDTFKQQRDSYDFVVRVEDFRGNMVKERVWKNIVPLMVEQLPVSLENFSDPEELSQEDPVVKLGKQYLFDGDKKGEQSFGIDSWTSFYTYLAGPMAVSTPEKPGKALFVIDMMEEKLPAEVRLYGMLAVRTSWPYGPGPYDPFPKWGDVWTMCYASKLPSSVTLYGSQTKDDDASWVEISHFEQDRRIDNKERWCERCNENGDYLIVSRDALDLASPCFITLTCPAEGEKYRYLKVVVNEVFFAPIGFENAFMGGNDQKYVTVHELEVFTAKD; this is encoded by the coding sequence ATGAAAAAATTGGTTTATATATGGCTTGCTGTCTGGAGCTTGTGGAGCTGTCAGAAGGATGAAGCATATTTCGATGTTTTGGTACCGGCGGATGGCTTGACGTTTTCTCCGGTGGAAGGCGGTGCAGTGATGCACTATCGTTTGCCGGCGGATGAGGAGGTATACGGCATCCGGGTTCGCTATAAAGACGCTTTTGGGAGAGACATGATCCGGACCGGTAGTTATGCCTGCGATTCATTGCTTATCACCGGTTTTAATGAGGCGCGGAAAGGAGTGAAGGCTTTTGTGACCTTGTGCAATAGGAATGATGTGGAGTCGGAGGCGTTAGAAGTCACCTTTGATACCCGGGATTCCGGACCGATCGCTTTTATCAACAACTTAGAGGTTGTTTCGGGTTGGGGGAATGGTTTTGTTTTGACTTATAATTTGAAAGAGGATTTAAAAGGTATGGTAAACCTGTTTTATGTGGGCGAGGATCCGAAAACAAAACAACCTGATACCCTTTTGTTTAAAAGTTTTGTGCCGAAAAAAGGCAATACGGTGATGCGGGATACTTTCAAACAGCAACGGGATAGTTATGATTTTGTGGTACGGGTAGAGGATTTTCGGGGGAATATGGTAAAAGAAAGGGTGTGGAAAAATATTGTACCTTTAATGGTAGAACAGTTGCCTGTCAGTCTGGAAAATTTTTCTGATCCGGAGGAGCTTTCCCAAGAGGATCCTGTTGTGAAGTTAGGCAAGCAGTATTTGTTTGACGGGGATAAGAAAGGAGAGCAAAGCTTTGGTATTGATTCGTGGACGAGTTTTTATACCTACTTGGCCGGTCCGATGGCGGTATCTACACCGGAAAAACCCGGGAAAGCCCTGTTTGTTATTGATATGATGGAAGAAAAGTTACCGGCAGAGGTCCGTTTGTACGGTATGTTGGCTGTTCGAACCAGTTGGCCTTACGGCCCCGGACCGTATGATCCTTTCCCGAAATGGGGGGATGTTTGGACGATGTGTTATGCGAGCAAGTTGCCGAGCAGTGTGACTCTTTACGGCTCCCAAACGAAAGATGATGATGCCTCGTGGGTAGAGATTTCACATTTCGAACAAGACCGGAGAATTGATAATAAAGAACGTTGGTGTGAACGTTGTAATGAAAATGGGGATTATCTCATTGTTTCGCGGGATGCCTTGGATTTGGCTTCACCTTGTTTTATAACTTTGACTTGTCCGGCAGAAGGAGAGAAATACCGCTATCTGAAAGTGGTGGTGAACGAAGTCTTTTTTGCACCTATAGGTTTTGAGAATGCTTTTATGGGGGGAAATGATCAGAAATATGTGACGGTGCATGAATTGGAAGTTTTTACTGCAAAAGATTGA